A genomic window from Candidatus Kryptoniota bacterium includes:
- a CDS encoding discoidin domain-containing protein gives MNFLTIWFRFTVRKRTLSSVLLVTAAVLFLSFHFADAQRYTRGIGVYPGDPAEDFSPLMQIDSVHYRNIALHRPVYQSSAYDFNLTAQLVTDGIIDSKLPGWIVISTSNGIVPRNEREWILDRNPMTRKSIEGSNAWIQVELAGGYEIPDVDSFNVAGTLLVDSLPPKPWTITIGGSNDGTKWDTLGTVGGGGLPGDTLTGFFRRFFPQNLRAFGFPLGLKKDYRYKYYRCFMNSPNAESWSIGELGMYHDGKHAAIGGPYHFTSAWKSGDNGEEWIYVDLGDICSFNRVELYWIRRALEGSVEVSNDASTWSNVAPLPGNSGDTVDVRLKEDVKARYVRILMAKPSSDDGYILSELQIYGTGGPVAVSHEKDPIQKDGVMNLSGGSWKLERQSLVNSDGESLSRPGFADTGWMIATVPATVLVSYLNDGALPDPNYGDNQFLISDSYFYSDFWYRDVFMAPADYQGKQTYLNFDGINWKAEVYLNGKKLGDIDGAFIRGKFDVTDILMPGKENVLAVRIIKNDAPGFVKEQTKYSHDSNGGELGTDNPTFHASVGWDWIPTIRGRNTGIWNKVYLSESGPVTIDEPFVSAALPLPDTTSADITITAALTNHTAGKVAGLLKGKFGDAEFEREVDLEPSETKTITLDPLTNASLRVRDPHLWWPNGYGAQNLYDVKLEFVTADGDRSDSKSFKTGIREMSYSEDGGVLRIWVNGRRFIARGGNWGFSESMLRYRKREYDIAVRYQKEMNFTMIRNWVGQTADDAFYDACDKYGIMVWQDFWLANPLDGPNPSDNKMFLDNVNDFVKRIRNHPSIGLYVGRNEGNPPAAIDSSIRKFLPEIHPGIHYISNSAFGVVSGGGPYRAMPVKFYFEQRATTKLHSEMGMPNVVSFESLKRMMPDSSLWPINTMWGIHDFNLESAQYADSFLKMITDDFGSVDSLREWLTLAQWINYQGYRAMFEAQSRNRMGVLLWMSHPAWPSMVWQTYDYYFEPTAAYFGSKKACEPLHIQWNALTDSIEVVNYSVPNGAGLTAAMELLGLDGKVKFRKQASVSCPEDSTVRVFAVQRPADLTDVHFIRLKLTRNSKLISENFYWEGNKESDLKAITELPKVKLKVRTKSVKKGSSWHLTTTLVNNTKMPALMVRLKVVGSKSEMRILPLIFSDNYISLMPGEKRAVEIELENADTRGEKPVVVAEGINLK, from the coding sequence ATGAACTTTCTCACAATATGGTTTCGATTCACGGTCAGGAAACGGACGCTCAGCAGCGTGCTGCTCGTTACAGCGGCTGTTCTTTTTCTGTCGTTCCATTTTGCGGATGCTCAGAGATACACGCGCGGAATCGGAGTCTACCCGGGCGATCCCGCCGAAGATTTTTCGCCGCTCATGCAAATCGATTCGGTCCACTATCGAAACATCGCGCTCCATCGACCCGTGTATCAATCGAGCGCGTACGATTTCAATCTCACCGCTCAACTGGTTACCGACGGCATCATAGATTCGAAGCTTCCCGGATGGATAGTTATTTCGACATCAAACGGTATCGTTCCGCGAAACGAGAGGGAATGGATTCTCGACAGAAACCCGATGACAAGGAAAAGTATTGAGGGTTCTAATGCATGGATACAGGTTGAATTGGCGGGCGGTTATGAGATTCCTGATGTGGACAGTTTCAATGTGGCAGGGACTCTTCTTGTCGACAGCCTGCCGCCTAAACCGTGGACCATAACCATAGGTGGTTCAAATGACGGCACAAAGTGGGACACTCTCGGGACGGTCGGGGGCGGCGGGCTTCCCGGCGATACGCTTACAGGTTTCTTCAGGAGATTCTTTCCTCAGAACCTGAGGGCGTTCGGATTTCCACTCGGATTGAAAAAGGACTATCGCTATAAATATTACCGTTGCTTTATGAACTCTCCCAACGCGGAAAGCTGGAGCATCGGGGAGCTCGGAATGTACCATGACGGTAAGCACGCTGCGATTGGTGGACCGTACCACTTTACGAGCGCTTGGAAGAGCGGGGACAATGGAGAAGAATGGATCTATGTCGATCTCGGAGATATCTGTTCATTCAATCGCGTCGAACTGTACTGGATAAGACGCGCACTCGAGGGAAGTGTAGAGGTGTCGAACGACGCTTCGACTTGGTCTAACGTCGCTCCACTTCCCGGGAATTCGGGAGACACAGTCGACGTAAGACTTAAGGAAGATGTAAAAGCAAGATATGTTCGAATCCTGATGGCGAAACCCTCGTCGGACGACGGCTACATCCTAAGCGAGCTGCAAATCTACGGTACAGGCGGACCGGTAGCGGTATCGCATGAGAAGGATCCAATTCAAAAAGACGGCGTGATGAATCTTTCCGGTGGTTCATGGAAGCTCGAACGTCAGTCACTTGTGAATTCTGATGGTGAGAGTCTCTCGCGTCCGGGTTTTGCCGATACCGGCTGGATGATTGCGACAGTACCAGCCACGGTTCTCGTAAGCTATCTGAACGACGGCGCGCTGCCCGATCCGAATTATGGAGACAACCAGTTCCTCATTTCAGATTCGTATTTCTATTCTGACTTCTGGTACCGTGACGTTTTTATGGCGCCGGCTGATTATCAGGGAAAGCAAACGTACCTGAACTTCGACGGAATAAATTGGAAAGCGGAAGTCTATTTGAATGGCAAAAAGCTCGGCGACATCGACGGCGCATTCATTCGCGGCAAGTTCGATGTCACAGACATACTTATGCCCGGAAAAGAGAATGTGCTTGCAGTTCGGATAATTAAGAACGACGCGCCTGGGTTTGTGAAGGAACAGACCAAATACAGCCACGACTCGAACGGCGGCGAGCTAGGCACGGACAATCCGACATTTCATGCATCGGTCGGTTGGGACTGGATACCGACTATCCGAGGCAGAAACACCGGCATATGGAACAAAGTGTACCTTTCTGAATCCGGTCCGGTGACAATCGACGAACCGTTTGTGTCGGCTGCACTCCCCCTTCCTGACACGACCAGTGCCGACATAACGATCACCGCCGCGCTTACAAACCATACGGCCGGCAAAGTTGCCGGTCTTCTGAAAGGAAAATTCGGAGATGCTGAGTTCGAGCGGGAAGTAGATCTTGAACCATCAGAGACGAAAACGATCACTCTCGACCCCTTGACAAACGCGTCGCTGAGGGTCCGCGATCCGCATCTTTGGTGGCCGAACGGTTATGGCGCGCAGAATCTTTACGATGTGAAATTGGAATTCGTGACCGCGGACGGCGATCGATCGGACTCGAAGAGTTTCAAGACCGGCATCAGGGAAATGTCTTACTCGGAAGATGGAGGCGTGCTCAGGATCTGGGTCAACGGAAGAAGGTTTATCGCCAGAGGCGGCAACTGGGGATTTTCCGAATCAATGCTCAGATACCGGAAGCGCGAATACGACATTGCGGTCCGCTATCAAAAGGAAATGAATTTCACGATGATAAGGAACTGGGTCGGTCAGACAGCCGACGACGCCTTCTACGATGCGTGCGACAAATACGGGATCATGGTGTGGCAGGATTTCTGGCTGGCTAACCCGCTTGACGGTCCGAACCCGAGCGATAACAAAATGTTCTTGGACAATGTAAATGATTTCGTAAAACGGATACGGAATCATCCGTCGATCGGTTTGTACGTAGGCCGGAACGAAGGTAATCCGCCGGCAGCAATAGACTCGTCGATAAGAAAATTTCTTCCTGAAATACATCCGGGTATCCACTATATCTCGAATTCCGCCTTCGGAGTGGTGAGCGGCGGCGGACCATACAGGGCAATGCCTGTGAAATTCTATTTCGAGCAGCGGGCAACTACGAAATTGCATAGCGAGATGGGAATGCCGAATGTCGTCTCGTTCGAAAGTCTGAAGAGAATGATGCCCGATAGCTCACTCTGGCCGATCAACACGATGTGGGGGATACACGATTTCAATCTCGAAAGCGCGCAGTACGCCGATTCGTTTTTGAAGATGATAACGGACGACTTCGGCAGCGTCGATTCGCTCCGTGAGTGGCTGACACTTGCGCAATGGATAAACTACCAGGGATACCGGGCGATGTTCGAGGCGCAGAGCAGGAACAGGATGGGTGTGCTTCTCTGGATGAGCCATCCGGCATGGCCGTCGATGGTGTGGCAAACTTACGATTACTACTTCGAGCCGACCGCTGCTTATTTCGGCAGCAAGAAAGCATGCGAGCCGCTCCACATTCAATGGAACGCTTTGACGGACAGTATCGAAGTCGTGAACTACAGCGTTCCAAACGGAGCGGGGCTCACAGCCGCGATGGAACTTCTCGGCCTCGATGGAAAAGTGAAATTTCGAAAACAGGCATCGGTAAGTTGTCCGGAGGATAGCACGGTGAGAGTTTTCGCTGTGCAGCGGCCGGCCGATCTGACCGATGTTCACTTCATCAGACTGAAATTGACGAGGAACAGCAAACTCATCTCCGAGAATTTCTACTGGGAGGGCAACAAGGAAAGCGATCTGAAGGCGATTACGGAACTGCCGAAGGTGAAATTGAAAGTCCGGACGAAGTCCGTAAAGAAAGGAAGCAGCTGGCATCTTACGACAACGCTTGTCAACAACACGAAGATGCCTGCGTTGATGGTAAGATTGAAAGTCGTCGGCAGCAAAAGTGAAATGCGGATCCTGCCTCTGATATTCAGTGACAATTATATTTCACTCATGCCCGGCGAGAAGCGTGCTGTCGAGATTGAGCTGGAAAATGCGGACACGCGCGGAGAGAAGCCGGTGGTGGTAGCGGAAGGGATTAATTTGAAGTAA
- a CDS encoding family 10 glycosylhydrolase translates to MNKREFLKLASLAAVSLAGNRFIRKSPFLFRGRYEDKRKNWAWLSNDTKTSIDDWKSRFANMRDAGINAILPEIYNSRKAFYSSTRLPVADAWLERILPLAKAEGLEVHAWMWSMPCNLDDIVNGHPDWFVVNRHGDSAAAKPAYVPYYKFLCPSHPEVREFVRDTVEELSAIRELDGIHLDYIRYPDVILPEGLQPNYHLHQDREYPQFDYCYCDLCCHDFKEASGIDPRTIDDPSSNQAWLQFRYDRITHLVNDALVPAAHNHGKKISAAVFPNWKNVRQEWPAWNLDAVIPMLYAGFYNEGVDWIADQTALEVKSLNGRIPLYSGLMVPQLKPDDLVKAVNAAVTAGAAGVSLFSGESMSDEKWSAFKSAVVTKG, encoded by the coding sequence ATGAACAAAAGAGAATTCTTGAAGTTGGCTAGTCTCGCGGCTGTAAGCCTTGCGGGAAATCGATTCATCCGAAAGAGTCCGTTCCTCTTTCGCGGCCGATACGAAGACAAAAGGAAGAATTGGGCCTGGCTCTCAAACGATACAAAGACCTCGATCGATGATTGGAAATCACGTTTTGCCAACATGCGTGACGCCGGCATCAATGCAATCCTTCCCGAGATTTACAATAGCCGCAAAGCGTTCTACTCAAGCACGAGGCTTCCGGTTGCCGACGCATGGCTGGAGAGAATACTGCCGCTCGCGAAAGCCGAAGGCCTTGAGGTTCACGCCTGGATGTGGTCCATGCCCTGCAATCTTGATGATATTGTGAACGGTCATCCCGACTGGTTCGTGGTGAACAGGCACGGCGATTCAGCCGCAGCAAAACCCGCTTATGTACCATATTACAAGTTTTTGTGTCCATCGCACCCTGAAGTCCGTGAGTTTGTGCGGGATACCGTAGAGGAGCTGTCCGCGATCCGCGAACTTGACGGAATTCACCTGGACTATATCAGGTACCCGGATGTGATTTTGCCGGAAGGTCTCCAACCAAATTACCATCTGCACCAGGATCGCGAGTACCCGCAGTTTGATTATTGTTATTGCGATCTGTGCTGCCATGATTTCAAAGAGGCATCGGGAATTGATCCGAGAACAATCGACGATCCATCATCGAACCAGGCATGGTTGCAGTTCAGGTATGACAGGATTACGCATCTCGTGAATGATGCGCTCGTACCGGCTGCACATAATCACGGCAAAAAGATTTCAGCGGCAGTATTCCCGAACTGGAAAAACGTCAGACAGGAATGGCCCGCATGGAATCTGGATGCGGTCATTCCCATGCTGTACGCCGGCTTTTACAACGAAGGCGTCGACTGGATAGCAGACCAGACCGCACTCGAGGTGAAATCTTTGAATGGCCGCATTCCCCTTTACAGCGGATTGATGGTGCCACAACTGAAACCCGATGACCTGGTGAAGGCGGTCAACGCAGCAGTCACTGCCGGAGCTGCGGGCGTATCCCTTTTCTCAGGAGAGAGTATGTCCGATGAGAAGTGGTCCGCTTTCAAATCAGCGGTCGTGACCAAAGGGTAA
- the rnc gene encoding ribonuclease III: MSFSPKKILDILGLTRGHLLRNKKDLERTLGIRIEHEEYFVEALTHRSALSIPSNGDKKSNERMEFLGDAVLNLVVAEILFGRYPDTDEGQLTRMRSLLVNQHALAEVAAGLNLSTFLTMSSSAQQAIDKGYETIISDAFEAVIAAIYMDGGINAARKFVSEKVMQKELRAEGEMFNALDRNFKSALLEFAQGRGLGAPKYNLLKEEGPDHDRTFTVEVLIGESSKGIGSGKTKKAAEQSAAEEAYEKLKRELPEEDGAVDSRAG, encoded by the coding sequence ATGTCTTTTTCGCCGAAAAAGATTCTCGACATACTGGGCCTGACACGGGGTCATCTCTTAAGGAACAAGAAGGATCTGGAGCGAACCTTAGGGATCAGGATTGAACACGAAGAATATTTTGTCGAGGCGCTTACTCATAGGTCCGCTCTTTCAATTCCCTCGAACGGAGACAAGAAGTCGAATGAGAGGATGGAATTTCTTGGCGACGCGGTGCTGAATCTCGTTGTCGCGGAGATCCTGTTCGGGAGATATCCAGATACGGACGAGGGGCAGCTTACACGCATGAGGAGCCTTCTTGTAAATCAACACGCGCTTGCCGAGGTCGCTGCCGGATTGAACCTCTCGACATTTCTCACCATGAGCAGCAGCGCCCAGCAGGCCATCGACAAAGGTTACGAGACGATTATATCGGATGCCTTCGAGGCGGTCATAGCTGCTATTTACATGGATGGCGGCATAAATGCTGCAAGGAAATTCGTGAGTGAAAAAGTAATGCAAAAAGAGCTGCGTGCGGAAGGCGAAATGTTTAATGCACTCGATAGAAATTTCAAGAGCGCCCTGTTGGAATTCGCCCAGGGGCGGGGACTGGGCGCGCCGAAATATAATCTCCTCAAGGAAGAAGGCCCGGACCACGACAGAACGTTCACTGTAGAGGTCCTGATCGGTGAGTCCAGTAAAGGGATCGGATCCGGCAAAACCAAGAAAGCTGCGGAACAATCCGCCGCGGAAGAAGCTTATGAAAAGCTGAAACGGGAACTCCCCGAAGAAGACGGTGCAGTTGACTCGCGAGCGGGATGA
- the fabF gene encoding beta-ketoacyl-ACP synthase II: MKSGRRVVVTGLGAVTPIGLTVGEFWNGMMEGKSGAGPITYFDVSKYDTKFACEVKGFDPLKYLDKKSVQRMDLFTQYAMAAAVQAIEQCGIDFEKADRERIGVVVGSGIGGMWTYQRQQETVFATGGPDRISPFFVPMMISNIAAGYISMRYRVKGPNYATTSACATSSHAIADAAMLIQRGDADMMITGGAEAAICPMGIGGFNSMKALSTNNGDPLHASRPFDAKRDGFVMGEGGGILVLESLDHAVKRGAQILGELAGFGLTADAYHITQPAPGGEGAVRAMKLAIKDAGLSPEDIDYINAHGTSTPYNDKTETEAIKTVFGEHARKLHVSSTKSMTGHQLGAAGSVEAVATIMAILNDTLPPTINYECPDPECDLSYVPNKPIKKSVNAAISNTFGFGGHNATLLFTKFRG, from the coding sequence ATGAAGAGCGGAAGACGAGTCGTGGTTACCGGGCTTGGCGCAGTCACGCCGATCGGGCTTACCGTCGGTGAGTTCTGGAACGGGATGATGGAAGGAAAAAGCGGCGCCGGCCCAATAACATATTTCGATGTCTCGAAGTACGACACGAAGTTTGCCTGCGAGGTAAAAGGATTCGATCCGCTCAAGTATCTCGATAAGAAGAGCGTACAGCGCATGGATCTGTTCACCCAGTACGCGATGGCCGCGGCCGTACAGGCGATCGAACAATGCGGTATCGATTTCGAGAAAGCCGACAGAGAACGCATCGGTGTCGTCGTCGGCAGCGGAATCGGCGGAATGTGGACCTACCAGAGGCAGCAGGAAACTGTCTTTGCGACAGGAGGTCCGGACAGAATCAGCCCGTTCTTCGTACCGATGATGATTTCAAATATCGCGGCAGGATATATTTCCATGCGCTACAGGGTTAAAGGTCCGAATTACGCGACCACATCCGCTTGCGCCACCTCCAGTCACGCAATTGCCGATGCCGCAATGCTGATCCAGCGCGGTGACGCCGACATGATGATAACCGGCGGCGCAGAGGCGGCAATCTGCCCGATGGGAATCGGCGGATTCAACTCTATGAAGGCACTTTCCACCAACAACGGCGATCCCCTTCACGCGAGCCGGCCGTTCGACGCGAAACGGGACGGTTTCGTTATGGGTGAAGGCGGCGGCATACTGGTACTTGAAAGCCTGGATCATGCGGTAAAGCGCGGCGCGCAGATCCTCGGCGAACTCGCCGGGTTCGGCCTGACTGCCGACGCTTATCATATCACGCAGCCTGCTCCGGGAGGAGAAGGTGCAGTAAGGGCAATGAAACTGGCGATCAAAGATGCTGGACTTTCTCCTGAAGATATCGACTACATCAATGCGCACGGGACTTCCACTCCGTATAACGACAAAACCGAGACCGAAGCGATAAAAACAGTTTTCGGGGAACACGCCCGCAAATTGCATGTGAGCTCCACCAAGTCCATGACTGGGCACCAGCTCGGTGCCGCCGGCAGCGTGGAAGCTGTTGCCACCATCATGGCAATATTGAACGACACTCTCCCGCCAACCATAAACTACGAATGCCCCGATCCGGAATGCGATCTCAGCTATGTTCCGAATAAGCCGATCAAGAAGAGCGTCAATGCGGCCATAAGCAATACTTTCGGATTTGGCGGACACAACGCGACCCTGCTGTTCACCAAATTCCGGGGATAG
- a CDS encoding acyl carrier protein, with product MAVDVEAKVKEIIVNKLGAEESQVKPEASFTNDLGADSLDTVELVMEFEKAFNIQIPDQDAEKIRTVGDAINYLKQKAS from the coding sequence ATGGCAGTAGATGTCGAAGCCAAGGTAAAAGAAATAATCGTAAACAAACTCGGCGCTGAGGAGTCGCAGGTGAAACCTGAAGCTTCGTTTACGAACGATCTCGGAGCCGATTCATTAGATACCGTTGAACTCGTCATGGAATTTGAAAAGGCGTTCAACATTCAAATCCCCGACCAGGATGCAGAGAAGATCCGGACTGTCGGAGATGCGATTAATTATCTGAAGCAAAAGGCTAGCTAA
- the fabG gene encoding 3-oxoacyl-[acyl-carrier-protein] reductase produces the protein MELENKVALVTGGSRGIGRAITLELARAGADVAFTYRSSSSHAQTLAGEVKSIGRRVLAIEADATSSKSASEVVEKVLADFKRLDILVNNAGITRDNLLLRMQEQDWDAVIQTNLKSVFNYTKAAIKTMMGQRYGKIINLSSVVGLRGNAGQSNYAASKAGIIGFTKSMSKELASRNILVNAVAPGYIDTDMTASLNDDQRKAVLDAIPLKRVAKPEEVAKVVRFLASPESDYITGQVIAVDGGMSV, from the coding sequence TTGGAACTGGAAAATAAGGTCGCGCTGGTGACGGGCGGCTCCCGCGGGATCGGTCGTGCCATAACGCTCGAGCTCGCGAGGGCGGGTGCTGATGTTGCATTCACATACAGGAGCTCCTCCAGCCATGCGCAGACTCTCGCGGGCGAGGTGAAGTCGATCGGAAGAAGAGTCCTTGCGATCGAGGCGGACGCCACGTCGTCGAAGTCGGCGTCTGAAGTAGTGGAGAAAGTCCTGGCTGACTTCAAGCGTCTGGACATCCTCGTTAACAATGCGGGAATTACCAGGGACAATCTTCTCCTTCGAATGCAGGAGCAAGATTGGGACGCCGTTATCCAGACGAATCTGAAGAGTGTTTTCAATTATACGAAGGCCGCGATCAAAACGATGATGGGACAGAGATACGGTAAGATCATAAATCTAAGCTCTGTCGTCGGGTTAAGAGGCAATGCAGGACAATCGAATTATGCTGCTTCAAAAGCGGGCATCATCGGGTTTACTAAATCAATGTCCAAGGAACTTGCGAGCAGGAACATACTTGTCAATGCTGTGGCCCCTGGTTATATTGACACCGATATGACCGCATCCTTGAACGACGATCAGCGGAAAGCTGTTCTCGATGCGATTCCGTTGAAGCGGGTTGCGAAGCCGGAAGAAGTTGCAAAAGTCGTCCGTTTTCTCGCCTCACCTGAGTCCGACTACATTACGGGCCAGGTGATCGCTGTAGACGGCGGGATGTCTGTCTAA
- a CDS encoding DUF3109 family protein: protein MSEKTIEISGLKFDGKIFTEGFQSAGGPNSCTSQCCRHGVYLDPVEKNRILAHAEIIEKYLDETQTKDRSKWFDNSEEEDPDFPSGKCVSTEVYNDKCAFLDKHGRCSLQVAEKEEKLERFSLKPYYCVLFPLVKVNGVIEYDDFCSGESPCCTASPEDPCPMVETCSVELEHALGPSKYREVLEYYHSTFHRAKEISNKVGKDFVGTGK from the coding sequence ATGAGCGAAAAAACGATCGAGATATCCGGGCTGAAGTTCGATGGGAAAATATTTACTGAAGGCTTCCAGTCTGCAGGCGGCCCGAATTCGTGTACGTCGCAATGCTGCAGGCACGGGGTTTATCTTGACCCGGTTGAGAAAAACCGCATACTGGCACATGCTGAAATTATTGAGAAGTACCTCGATGAAACACAGACAAAGGACCGTTCGAAATGGTTCGACAATTCCGAAGAGGAAGATCCCGATTTTCCCTCAGGAAAATGTGTGAGCACTGAGGTCTACAACGACAAGTGTGCATTCCTCGACAAACATGGAAGATGTTCACTGCAGGTAGCGGAAAAGGAAGAAAAGCTGGAAAGGTTCTCACTTAAGCCTTACTACTGTGTTCTGTTTCCTCTGGTGAAAGTCAACGGCGTCATCGAGTATGACGATTTTTGCTCAGGAGAGTCGCCTTGCTGCACTGCTTCTCCCGAGGATCCATGTCCCATGGTGGAAACATGCTCCGTCGAGCTCGAGCATGCTCTTGGTCCTTCTAAGTACAGAGAAGTGCTCGAGTATTATCATTCGACGTTTCATAGGGCGAAAGAGATTTCGAACAAAGTGGGAAAGGATTTCGTTGGAACTGGAAAATAA
- the fabD gene encoding ACP S-malonyltransferase yields the protein MPDTQRRNKVAFLFPGQGSQYVGMGKDWYESGPKARAMFERANEILGFDIARICFDGPEEELRQTAVTQPAIFLHSAVAFTLLEIKKFDATAGHSLGEYSALYAAGALDFEHALRLVGLRGKLMQNAGNVRPGTMAAVVGLDEKIVEEICEKACGDGIVQPANYNSPGQIVISGDVDAVHKAMQFAKARGAKIVKELVVSGAFHSPLMDAAREELKKAIDVAPLTDATVPVYVNVTARPVIDLTEIKEALVRQLTSPVRWQESITRMSTAGVTKFVEIGPGKVLQGLVKRIVSTAEVTGIDKISEAGVLSR from the coding sequence ATGCCCGACACTCAGCGCAGGAATAAGGTCGCTTTTCTATTTCCCGGACAGGGATCGCAATATGTCGGCATGGGGAAGGACTGGTACGAGTCGGGCCCGAAGGCCAGAGCGATGTTCGAACGTGCGAATGAGATTCTCGGTTTCGACATCGCCAGGATTTGTTTTGACGGACCGGAGGAGGAGCTCCGGCAGACTGCCGTCACCCAGCCTGCGATTTTCCTTCACAGCGCGGTGGCCTTCACTCTACTTGAAATCAAGAAGTTTGATGCCACTGCGGGTCACTCGCTCGGTGAATATTCCGCTTTGTACGCCGCGGGCGCGCTCGATTTCGAACATGCGTTGAGGTTGGTCGGACTCCGCGGGAAGCTTATGCAAAACGCCGGCAATGTCCGGCCGGGAACCATGGCTGCTGTCGTCGGTCTCGATGAGAAGATTGTCGAGGAGATTTGCGAGAAGGCTTGCGGCGATGGAATTGTTCAGCCGGCGAACTATAATTCTCCCGGTCAGATAGTCATTTCCGGCGATGTCGACGCCGTCCACAAAGCGATGCAGTTCGCGAAAGCGAGAGGAGCAAAAATCGTGAAGGAGCTCGTCGTCAGCGGGGCGTTCCATTCCCCTCTCATGGATGCGGCCCGCGAGGAATTGAAAAAAGCGATCGATGTGGCGCCACTGACCGACGCGACGGTGCCGGTATATGTGAATGTGACTGCCCGGCCGGTGATTGACCTGACAGAAATCAAGGAAGCGCTTGTGAGACAGTTGACCAGCCCGGTGAGATGGCAGGAATCTATTACCCGGATGTCGACCGCAGGCGTCACGAAATTCGTGGAAATAGGACCCGGCAAGGTCCTTCAGGGACTTGTGAAGAGGATTGTGTCCACTGCCGAGGTAACCGGAATTGACAAGATCAGTGAAGCAGGCGTATTAAGTCGATGA
- a CDS encoding beta-ketoacyl-ACP synthase III, translated as MLKRAAITGVGHYAPETKLTNADLEKMVDTTDEWIRARTGIVERRIIKNGATSDLAAGAINDLLVKRKMSAEEIGLIIVATITPDMFFPSTACLVQDKIGAKNAWGFDLSAACSGFIFALVTGAQFVQTGAYKKVIVVGADKMSSITDYTDRSNCILFGDAGAAVLLEPSENRDEGIIDYILHCDGSGAPYLNLTGGGSLNPPTHETVDRKMHFLYQDGKAVFKVAVVGMADISYEIMKKNNLTGKDVDWLVPHQANKRIIDATANRMELDSSKVMLNIDRYGNTTAATIPLCLSEYYQSGQLKKGQTLVLSSFGAGYTWGAILVKWSMDNCRNLD; from the coding sequence ATGCTCAAACGTGCTGCGATTACCGGAGTGGGCCATTATGCACCGGAAACTAAGCTTACCAATGCGGACCTTGAAAAAATGGTCGACACGACCGACGAATGGATAAGAGCCAGGACCGGAATAGTTGAGAGAAGGATTATAAAGAACGGTGCCACGAGCGACCTCGCGGCCGGCGCAATAAATGATCTTCTTGTAAAAAGGAAAATGTCTGCTGAAGAAATCGGTCTGATCATCGTCGCTACGATCACGCCCGATATGTTCTTCCCATCGACCGCCTGTCTAGTCCAGGACAAGATCGGTGCAAAGAACGCGTGGGGGTTCGACCTGTCAGCGGCGTGCTCGGGGTTTATTTTCGCCCTCGTGACGGGCGCGCAGTTCGTGCAAACCGGCGCATACAAGAAAGTGATCGTGGTCGGTGCGGATAAAATGTCGTCCATCACTGACTATACCGACCGTTCGAACTGCATCCTCTTCGGAGATGCGGGTGCCGCAGTGCTGCTTGAGCCCTCGGAGAATAGAGACGAAGGAATTATCGACTACATATTGCACTGCGACGGATCAGGCGCTCCGTATCTCAATTTGACAGGCGGAGGAAGCCTCAATCCGCCCACTCATGAAACTGTCGACAGGAAAATGCATTTCCTGTATCAGGACGGGAAAGCGGTCTTTAAAGTAGCTGTCGTCGGCATGGCAGATATCTCGTACGAAATAATGAAAAAGAACAACCTGACCGGTAAGGACGTCGATTGGCTCGTACCACATCAGGCTAACAAGCGCATCATCGACGCGACGGCAAATCGGATGGAACTCGATTCATCAAAAGTCATGCTGAACATAGATCGCTACGGCAATACAACGGCCGCCACCATACCACTTTGCTTGTCCGAATATTATCAAAGCGGTCAGCTGAAGAAGGGTCAGACTCTTGTTCTCTCCTCGTTTGGCGCGGGATATACATGGGGCGCAATACTTGTGAAGTGGTCTATGGACAATTGCAGGAATCTTGATTGA